Part of the Halopenitus persicus genome is shown below.
GTCGTCGAAGACCGACACCGAACAGGCGATCGCGTCGCCCGTCTCGACGATCCCGCTCTCGATGGCGCCCTCGACGCCGAACCGGATCCGGTCGCGGACGTTGTCGAACGCAAGCGGGAGCTCGACGAACGTGTCCGCGTCGACCACGTTCTCCGTGTCGACGACGACGACGTCGACATCCGCCTCGCGGAACCGCTCGTGAAACGATCCGCTGGGGGAAAACAGGAAGACGCCGTCGACGTCGGCGACGACGTCGTTGAGAAGGTCGGTGAGGATGGACATCGTTATTTAAATCGTCCGACGCCGTATATAAAGCAGTTGTGCCGTCGTCACGCGCCCGTCAGACGCGAATCCGGCCGATCGCGCGCGACCGGCTGCGGCGGGGGCAACTCACAGCCCGAGCGCGTCGGTGACCCGTTCACGAGTCTCGATCAGCTGCCCGTCGGTCCGGTCCCGGGGTCGATCCAGGGGGACGTCCACGTTCGCGACGACGGTGCCGGGCTGGCCGCCGAGCACGACGACCCGGTCCGCGAGGTAGACCGCCTCCTCGACGTCGTGGGTGACGAGCACGACGGTCGCGTCGACGTCGTCCCGGACGTCGAGCAGGAACTCCTGTTGCTCGACCTTCGTCAGCGCGTCGAGCGCGCTGAACGGTTCGTCGAGGAGGAGGGCCTGCGGCTCGTAGGCCAGCCCCCGTGCGAGCGCGACGCGTTGGGCCATTCCGCCCGAGAGCTCCTCGGGAAGCGCCGTCTCGAAGCCGTCCAGCCCGACGCGGGCGATCAGTTCGTCGACGCGGTCGTCGGCGACCGACTCCTCGAAGCCGAGCCTGACGTTCTCCCGGACGGTCGCCCACGGGAGCAGACGGGGATCCTGAAAGACCACGCCCACGTCGTCGCTGCCGCCGGCGTTCACGGGCGTTCCGTCGACCGACGCCGTGCCGTCGAACCCGGACTCGAGGCCGGCGAGCACGCGCAGCAGCGTGCTCTTGCCACAGCCGGAGGGACCGACGACCGAGACGAACTCGCCGTCCTCGGCCGCGAAATCGACGTCGCGGAGCGCGACCGTCTCGTCGTACGCCTTGGTGAGCGAGCGCGTTTCGAGCATCTTACCCCCAGTAGACGAGCCGCTTCTGGAGCGCCTTCACGCCGATGTCGGAGAGGTTCCCGAGGAACGCGAACAGCAGGATCGACCCGACGATGATGTCGGGGCGTGCGAGCACCCGACCGTCGCTCAACAAAAAGCCCAGCCCCTGGCTCGCGGCGATCAGTTCGGCCGCGACCACGAACATCCACGCCAGTCCGACCCCGCCTCGAACGCCGACCAGCAGGCTCGGGAGGGCCGCAGGGAAGACGACGCGGCGAAGCGTCTCGAACCGGCCGACGTCGTAGACCGCCACGACCTCGAGTAGGTCCTCGTCGATCCCCTGAATCCCCGTCGAGAGGTTGAGGTACACCGGGAAGAACGCGCCCAGCGCGATGAGCGTCACCTTCGCGCTCTCGCCGATGCCGAACCACAGGAGAAACAGCGGAACCCACGCCAGCGAGGGGATGTTCTTCAGGCTCTGGAGGAGCGGATCCAGGAGATCGTTCGCGAGCCCGAACAGTCCGGTGAGCGTCCCGAAGGCGATCCCGGCGCTCACGCCGAAGAGCACGCCGAACGCGACGCGCTGGATCGTGACGCTGAGGTGACCCCACAGCTCGCCGGAGGCGCCCATCGCCACGAAGGTCGTCAGGACGGTCGTCGGGGCGGGCAGCTGGTGCGGTTGGAAGACTCCCCCGGCCACGAGGAAGTGCCAGCAGACCACCAGCAGCCCGGGCACGACGAATCCGAGCACGCTGCGCGGGGAGCCCGGTGTGGCCGGCGTGTGGTCGCGGAGCCACGTCGCCAGGCGTTCCCCGGCCGCGGTCGCGCCGTCGTGGTCCTCGACCGTCGCCATCAGTTCACCACCTCGCTCGCGGTCTCGGAGTCGATCAGCTCGTCGATGCGCGCCTGGAGGTCGGCGTCGGGCTGGACCATTCCCTCCTCCTTGAGGATGGGCGCGAGCGTCGAGAGGAGCTCACGGTGCTGCTCGCCGGGGAGCGCGGTCGAGAGGTCGTTCCGCTCGACGAACACGCGCTCGGCGACCGCCTGGGACATGTCCGACTCGGCGGCCAGGATCGACGCCGTCTCCTGCGGGTTCTCGAGCGCCCACTGGCGCCCGCGTTCGTAGGTCTCCAGGACGCGGCGCGCGTCCTCGGGACGGTCCTCGAGGAAGCCCTCGAGCACGTTGAGGAAGCCGTAGGTGTTGAAGTCCGGT
Proteins encoded:
- a CDS encoding ABC transporter ATP-binding protein, whose translation is MLETRSLTKAYDETVALRDVDFAAEDGEFVSVVGPSGCGKSTLLRVLAGLESGFDGTASVDGTPVNAGGSDDVGVVFQDPRLLPWATVRENVRLGFEESVADDRVDELIARVGLDGFETALPEELSGGMAQRVALARGLAYEPQALLLDEPFSALDALTKVEQQEFLLDVRDDVDATVVLVTHDVEEAVYLADRVVVLGGQPGTVVANVDVPLDRPRDRTDGQLIETRERVTDALGL
- a CDS encoding ABC transporter permease yields the protein MATVEDHDGATAAGERLATWLRDHTPATPGSPRSVLGFVVPGLLVVCWHFLVAGGVFQPHQLPAPTTVLTTFVAMGASGELWGHLSVTIQRVAFGVLFGVSAGIAFGTLTGLFGLANDLLDPLLQSLKNIPSLAWVPLFLLWFGIGESAKVTLIALGAFFPVYLNLSTGIQGIDEDLLEVVAVYDVGRFETLRRVVFPAALPSLLVGVRGGVGLAWMFVVAAELIAASQGLGFLLSDGRVLARPDIIVGSILLFAFLGNLSDIGVKALQKRLVYWG